A window of the Thermoleophilia bacterium SCSIO 60948 genome harbors these coding sequences:
- a CDS encoding DUF305 domain-containing protein: MSNKRLAAAAVAAVVVIAGLVFVLGGGEDEASPTESVDGAFATEMIPHHEMAIQMAEMAQEQGQHPEITRLADAIVEAQEGEISELEDIHERLFGEPAGSIDFVSLPLSDEDSGMDMDMAMLAGAQPFDRAFIDMMIPHHQGAIRMARIELEDGSDPEAKRLAEQIIAEQSDEIVEMNEWRSDWYGAPSPAGGVPPAGTD; the protein is encoded by the coding sequence TTGTCTAACAAGAGGCTTGCAGCTGCGGCCGTCGCAGCGGTCGTCGTGATCGCTGGACTCGTTTTCGTGCTCGGAGGCGGAGAGGACGAGGCGTCGCCTACCGAGAGCGTCGACGGCGCCTTCGCCACGGAAATGATCCCGCACCATGAAATGGCCATCCAGATGGCCGAGATGGCCCAAGAACAGGGCCAACACCCCGAGATCACACGACTCGCGGACGCGATCGTCGAAGCGCAGGAGGGTGAGATCTCAGAGCTCGAAGACATCCACGAGCGACTGTTCGGCGAGCCCGCCGGCTCGATCGACTTCGTCTCGTTGCCGCTCTCGGACGAGGACTCCGGGATGGACATGGACATGGCGATGCTCGCCGGCGCGCAGCCGTTCGACCGCGCGTTCATCGACATGATGATTCCGCACCACCAGGGTGCGATTCGGATGGCGCGGATCGAGCTCGAGGACGGATCCGATCCGGAGGCCAAGCGTCTCGCCGAGCAGATCATCGCCGAGCAATCCGATGAGATCGTCGAGATGAACGAGTGGCGATCGGACTGGTATGGCGCGCCTTCGCCGGCTGGAGGCGTGCCGCCCGCTGGCACCGACTGA
- a CDS encoding metal-sensitive transcriptional regulator: protein MPSASTSPRPAPSSTPTRGYTATKDQLQSRLARIEGQVRGVGRMVEEDRYCIDVLTQISAIQAALDKVALGLLDDHAQKCVIGAEGDDQIDKTEELMAAVGRLMRRG, encoded by the coding sequence ATGCCTAGCGCCAGCACCTCTCCCCGCCCCGCACCAAGCTCGACCCCGACACGCGGATACACGGCCACCAAGGATCAATTGCAGTCACGTCTGGCTCGCATTGAAGGCCAAGTGCGCGGAGTCGGCCGGATGGTCGAGGAAGATCGCTACTGCATCGACGTCCTGACGCAGATTTCTGCGATTCAGGCCGCCCTCGACAAGGTCGCACTCGGTCTACTGGACGACCACGCCCAGAAATGCGTGATCGGCGCGGAGGGCGACGATCAGATCGACAAGACCGAGGAGCTGATGGCGGCCGTGGGCCGCCTCATGCGTCGCGGCTGA
- a CDS encoding heavy-metal-associated domain-containing protein gives MSAIETIYTVEGMTCGHCELSVREEVEELDGVESAQADRTTGKLTVRGDVGDADIRKAVEAAGYQVAA, from the coding sequence ATGAGCGCCATCGAAACGATCTACACCGTCGAGGGAATGACCTGCGGGCACTGCGAGCTGTCCGTGCGCGAGGAGGTCGAGGAACTCGACGGCGTCGAGTCCGCCCAGGCTGACCGCACCACCGGAAAGCTGACCGTCCGCGGGGATGTCGGGGACGCCGACATCCGCAAGGCCGTTGAGGCAGCCGGGTATCAGGTGGCGGCGTAA
- a CDS encoding copper-translocating P-type ATPase codes for MSAPETTSGERLELPLEGMTCSSCANRIERKLNKLDGVEATVNYATEKAAVQFDPSRVGPDDLVEAVEAAGYGARLPQAGGSDDPGSIDVEDRHVRELRTRLIGAAVLSVPLLLISMIPALQFEYWQWLALQLATPVVFWAGWPFHKAAWQNLRHGAATMDTLISVGTLAAWGWSVVALFFLGAGAPGMQMPMELVLDRDASSSHIYLEAAGVVTTLIIAGRYFEARAKRRAGAALSALLELGAKDVAVLDPSGEERRVPVDQLEVGDRFVVRPGEKVATDGVVEEGSSAVDQSLLTGESVPVEKGPGDEVAGATVNAGGRLVVRAAKVGADTALAQIARLVEDAQTGKAPVQRLADRISGVFVPIVIALSAATLGFWLGDGAGATFAFSAAVAALIIACPCALGLATPTALLVGTGRGAQLGLLIKGPEVLESTRRVDTIVLDKTGTVTNGQMSLVDVSVAEGTSRQEGLRLVGALEDASEHPIAQAIAAAAEAEAGPLPAVEGFVNREGLGVEGVVEGRALVVGRPALLADWAMHLTPELETAREAAQALGQTAIAAGWDGQVRAIFAVADTVKPTSTEAVTRLTALGLRPVLLTGDNEVTAQAVAAEVGIEEVISDVLPAEKAQVIERLQAKGRVVAMVGDGVNDAPALAQADLGLAIGTGTDVAIEASDLTLISGDLRAAGDAIRLSRRTLGTIKGNLFWAFAYNVVLIPVAMLGFLNPLFAGAAMALSSVFVVTNSLRLRSFKAERSSGDARASAGARSAKPQQPREDAMTAP; via the coding sequence ATGAGCGCCCCTGAGACGACCAGCGGCGAGCGGCTCGAGCTGCCGCTGGAGGGCATGACGTGCTCGTCGTGCGCGAACCGCATCGAGCGCAAGCTCAACAAGCTCGACGGCGTCGAGGCGACGGTCAACTACGCGACTGAGAAGGCGGCAGTGCAGTTCGATCCCTCGCGGGTAGGCCCCGACGATCTCGTCGAGGCGGTCGAGGCGGCCGGCTACGGAGCACGGCTGCCGCAGGCCGGCGGTTCGGACGACCCGGGCTCGATCGACGTCGAGGATCGTCACGTGCGCGAGTTGCGCACGCGGCTGATCGGCGCCGCCGTTCTGTCGGTGCCGCTGCTGCTGATCTCGATGATCCCGGCGCTCCAGTTCGAGTATTGGCAGTGGCTGGCGCTTCAGCTCGCCACCCCGGTCGTGTTCTGGGCGGGCTGGCCGTTCCACAAGGCGGCGTGGCAGAACCTGCGCCACGGCGCGGCGACGATGGACACGCTGATCTCGGTCGGCACGCTGGCCGCCTGGGGCTGGTCGGTGGTCGCGCTGTTCTTCCTCGGCGCCGGTGCGCCGGGCATGCAGATGCCGATGGAGCTCGTGCTCGACCGCGACGCGTCGAGCTCGCACATCTACCTTGAGGCCGCCGGCGTGGTGACGACGCTCATCATCGCCGGGCGCTACTTCGAGGCGCGCGCCAAGCGCCGCGCCGGCGCGGCGCTGTCGGCGCTGCTCGAGCTCGGGGCCAAGGACGTCGCGGTCCTTGACCCCAGCGGCGAGGAGCGGCGCGTGCCGGTCGACCAGCTCGAGGTCGGCGACCGGTTCGTCGTGCGGCCGGGCGAGAAGGTCGCGACCGACGGTGTCGTCGAGGAGGGTTCCTCGGCGGTCGATCAGTCGCTGCTGACGGGCGAGTCGGTGCCGGTCGAGAAGGGGCCGGGCGACGAGGTCGCGGGCGCGACGGTCAACGCCGGCGGGCGGTTGGTCGTGCGCGCGGCGAAGGTCGGCGCCGACACCGCGCTGGCGCAGATCGCCCGCCTGGTCGAGGACGCGCAGACCGGCAAGGCGCCGGTCCAGCGCCTCGCAGACCGGATCTCCGGCGTGTTCGTGCCGATCGTCATCGCGCTGTCGGCCGCGACGCTCGGGTTCTGGCTCGGCGATGGCGCCGGCGCGACGTTCGCGTTCAGCGCAGCGGTCGCGGCGCTGATCATCGCCTGCCCGTGCGCGCTAGGCCTTGCGACCCCAACCGCGCTGCTGGTCGGCACCGGCCGCGGTGCCCAGCTCGGGCTGCTGATCAAGGGGCCGGAGGTGCTGGAGTCCACCCGGCGCGTCGACACGATCGTGCTCGACAAGACCGGCACGGTCACCAACGGGCAGATGAGCCTCGTCGACGTCAGCGTCGCCGAGGGCACCTCGCGTCAGGAGGGGCTGCGACTCGTCGGGGCGCTCGAGGACGCCTCCGAGCACCCGATCGCCCAGGCGATCGCCGCCGCGGCCGAGGCTGAGGCGGGTCCTTTACCGGCGGTCGAGGGCTTCGTCAACCGCGAAGGCCTGGGCGTGGAGGGCGTCGTCGAAGGCCGCGCGCTTGTCGTCGGCCGGCCGGCGCTGCTCGCCGATTGGGCGATGCATCTGACGCCCGAGCTCGAGACCGCCCGCGAGGCGGCGCAGGCGCTCGGCCAGACGGCGATTGCCGCCGGTTGGGACGGTCAGGTCCGGGCGATCTTCGCGGTCGCCGACACCGTCAAGCCGACGTCGACCGAGGCGGTCACGCGGCTGACCGCGCTCGGCTTGCGGCCGGTGCTGCTGACCGGCGACAACGAGGTCACCGCCCAAGCGGTGGCCGCCGAAGTAGGGATCGAGGAGGTCATCTCGGACGTCCTGCCCGCCGAGAAGGCGCAGGTCATCGAGCGCCTGCAGGCGAAAGGGCGCGTCGTGGCGATGGTCGGCGACGGCGTCAACGACGCCCCGGCCTTGGCTCAGGCCGACCTCGGGCTGGCGATCGGCACCGGCACCGACGTGGCGATAGAGGCTTCGGACCTTACGCTGATCTCGGGCGACCTGCGCGCCGCGGGCGACGCGATACGCCTGTCGCGACGGACGCTTGGCACGATCAAGGGCAACCTGTTCTGGGCCTTCGCCTACAACGTCGTCCTGATCCCGGTGGCAATGCTGGGGTTCCTCAACCCCCTGTTCGCCGGGGCGGCGATGGCGCTGAGCTCGGTGTTCGTCGTGACGAACTCGCTGCGGCTGCGCAGCTTCAAGGCCGAGAGGTCGTCCGGCGATGCGCGGGCCAGCGCCGGCGCCCGGTCCGCAAAGCCCCAGCAGCCCAGGGAGGACGCGATGACGGCGCCCTGA
- a CDS encoding CDGSH iron-sulfur domain-containing protein produces MAPEQVKITVTENGPYSVMGPFTLVDQDGNTYDVAERRRVALCRCGASSTKPFCDGTHSRIGFEAAERATRDFDVGGAQSAG; encoded by the coding sequence ATGGCGCCAGAGCAGGTCAAGATCACCGTCACCGAGAACGGCCCGTACAGCGTCATGGGGCCGTTCACGCTGGTTGATCAGGACGGCAACACCTACGACGTCGCCGAGCGCAGGCGGGTGGCGCTGTGCCGCTGCGGCGCGTCGTCCACCAAGCCCTTCTGTGACGGCACCCACTCGCGGATCGGGTTCGAGGCAGCTGAGCGCGCTACCCGCGACTTCGACGTGGGCGGCGCGCAGTCTGCCGGCTGA
- a CDS encoding alkylhydroperoxidase → MTRLPDIDPSTATGAVRKTLDELAERSGPPGPMVRAMANSSALLRGYVDLNRAMKRSHLDRQVGERVSLAVQAWIGCDYCLAAHTKAAQRLGLHETDIDLARQGTAIDPKIAALVAFGQQLIAAPAEIADADIEALHDHGWRDEQLADVVGLVALNLMTGAFNLAAGIHSGVETAAIA, encoded by the coding sequence ATGACCCGACTGCCCGACATCGACCCGAGCACCGCCACCGGCGCGGTCCGCAAGACGCTCGACGAGCTCGCCGAGCGCTCCGGGCCCCCGGGCCCGATGGTCCGAGCGATGGCGAACTCGTCCGCGCTGCTGCGCGGCTACGTCGACCTCAACCGGGCCATGAAGCGCAGCCACCTCGACCGCCAAGTCGGCGAGCGGGTCTCACTCGCCGTCCAGGCCTGGATCGGCTGCGACTACTGCCTCGCCGCCCACACCAAGGCCGCCCAGCGCCTCGGCTTGCATGAAACCGACATCGACCTGGCCAGGCAGGGCACCGCGATCGACCCCAAGATCGCGGCGCTTGTCGCGTTCGGGCAGCAACTGATCGCCGCTCCCGCCGAGATCGCCGACGCCGACATCGAAGCCCTCCACGATCACGGCTGGCGCGACGAGCAGCTCGCCGACGTCGTCGGTCTGGTTGCGCTGAACCTGATGACCGGTGCGTTCAACCTCGCCGCGGGGATCCACAGCGGCGTCGAGACGGCGGCAATCGCCTGA
- a CDS encoding NADH-quinone oxidoreductase subunit A — protein MAAITLFFVLLALVLGLVVLAYAVVLATRGTRTTDRGAAPAWPRFHVRYYTFALLFIAFDMEMAYMYPWAVVFRDLGLFAYAEIGFFLTVLGVGVLYAWREGALEYS, from the coding sequence ATGGCCGCGATCACTCTGTTCTTCGTCTTGCTTGCGCTTGTCCTCGGACTGGTGGTGCTCGCCTACGCGGTCGTACTCGCTACGCGGGGGACGCGAACCACGGATCGCGGTGCGGCGCCGGCGTGGCCGCGGTTTCACGTCCGGTATTACACGTTCGCGCTGTTATTTATCGCCTTCGATATGGAGATGGCCTACATGTATCCGTGGGCGGTCGTCTTCCGTGACCTGGGGCTCTTCGCCTACGCCGAGATCGGCTTCTTCCTGACTGTGCTCGGCGTCGGGGTGCTCTACGCGTGGCGCGAGGGCGCGCTGGAGTACTCGTGA
- a CDS encoding NADH-quinone oxidoreductase subunit H gives MSDATPFAIIALALVGALALTCVEQVVAGGRPSLAPIARGALARMREPVARPETYDGWLFHLAPVLLLASAVAALAMVPWTPGFRGIELESGAILFAAALAYVTPAVFMAGWGAGRPLAVVGAFRFVALMLAYAMPIAMVITAVAAPAASLTPSAIVDVQHTVPMAVVQPYSLLLWLPAVMAVALLPPFDVATAPGELGGAGAFDRYSGLEAAIIALARRVLLLAVSGMTAALFLAGWHGPLLPDAIWMAIKTLAVAALLLWAGRVLPRIEIDRLVSLAWKVAIPGSIGAIVLAGLTTLLFYR, from the coding sequence GTGAGCGACGCAACGCCGTTTGCGATCATCGCTCTCGCGCTTGTCGGCGCGCTGGCGCTGACGTGTGTGGAGCAGGTCGTCGCCGGCGGCCGCCCGTCACTGGCGCCGATCGCGCGCGGGGCGCTAGCGCGAATGCGCGAGCCGGTTGCGCGTCCGGAGACCTACGACGGCTGGCTGTTTCACCTCGCGCCGGTGCTGCTGCTCGCGAGCGCCGTGGCGGCGCTTGCGATGGTGCCCTGGACGCCTGGGTTCCGCGGCATCGAGCTCGAGTCCGGCGCGATTCTCTTCGCTGCCGCCTTGGCGTATGTGACGCCCGCGGTGTTCATGGCCGGCTGGGGCGCCGGGCGCCCGCTGGCGGTGGTCGGCGCGTTTCGTTTCGTGGCGCTGATGCTCGCCTACGCGATGCCGATCGCGATGGTGATCACGGCCGTCGCGGCCCCGGCGGCCTCGCTCACACCGTCCGCGATCGTCGACGTCCAGCACACGGTCCCGATGGCGGTCGTGCAGCCCTACTCGCTGCTGCTCTGGCTGCCAGCGGTGATGGCGGTCGCGCTGCTGCCGCCGTTCGACGTCGCCACGGCGCCGGGGGAGCTCGGCGGCGCCGGGGCGTTCGACCGCTACAGCGGCCTCGAAGCCGCGATCATCGCGCTGGCTCGACGGGTCCTGCTGCTCGCCGTCTCGGGGATGACGGCGGCGCTGTTTCTCGCCGGCTGGCACGGGCCGCTGCTGCCCGACGCGATCTGGATGGCGATCAAGACCTTGGCGGTCGCGGCGCTGCTGCTGTGGGCGGGGCGGGTGCTGCCACGGATCGAGATCGACCGGCTGGTCTCGCTGGCCTGGAAGGTCGCGATCCCAGGCTCGATCGGCGCGATCGTGCTCGCCGGCCTGACGACCCTGTTGTTCTACCGATGA
- the nuoK gene encoding NADH-quinone oxidoreductase subunit NuoK, with protein MSLPVILVVAALLFAVGVYGVLGQTNAVMVIMGVELMLGAAMLNVVGFMRYAYPEATGGAFFVLILMTLMALEAAIGFGLVIATFRNRRTAEIDDLADLKG; from the coding sequence ATCTCGCTGCCGGTGATCCTCGTCGTCGCGGCGCTGCTGTTCGCGGTTGGCGTCTACGGCGTGCTGGGTCAGACCAACGCGGTGATGGTGATCATGGGCGTCGAGCTGATGCTCGGCGCCGCGATGCTCAACGTCGTGGGATTCATGCGCTACGCGTATCCGGAAGCCACCGGCGGCGCGTTCTTCGTACTGATCCTGATGACACTGATGGCGCTGGAGGCGGCGATCGGGTTCGGGCTGGTGATCGCCACGTTTCGCAACCGTCGCACGGCCGAGATCGACGACCTCGCCGATCTGAAGGGTTGA
- a CDS encoding NADH-quinone oxidoreductase subunit L — MQVLLWLTVLVPAAAALTVALARPAARSIAVAGALAAAVPAWVLVIAAAGGEEARSAVTWLPAGDLEAGLMLDGLAAAMSAIVASVGLVVVVYATGYFRDRAASALTGLLAFLAAMQGLVLAEGFLTLLVFWELVGALSARLIAFSRDDSAAAPGAVRAFLTTRAADVGLYAAVLALLAGSGTLAFGAGRPDGALGALVGVGLVLAAMGKSAQAPLHTWLAGAMAGPTPVSALLHSATMVAAGVFLLVRSGETLAGWPLALAGWVGALTAVAGAAIALAQTDLKRVLAGSTTSQLGLMFVGVAAGGPAVAIFHLVCHAAGKAALFLSAGIFQHDRHSTSLTALAGAGRGDRTTFALFAVGAASIAAVPPLAAFWSKDAIVVAAESNPVWLVLVLLAAAGSAAYLLRPALVLWRRVDHDGTRSRSGRRTMLAATGVLAVASLGLGVLGGPIAELLGAPAPETSTLSVALSLAALVLGAAAVLAAPRLPAAAVAAAREQLYANQLLRGAVQRPALALARALDVADRRVVNAAVDGVARGGLALARAEDRVERRGIDAAVDGLARLVGRGGHESTRVQTGRLHEYLRDTLLGVGALAFILLLTAVV, encoded by the coding sequence GTGCAGGTCCTGCTCTGGCTCACCGTGCTCGTGCCCGCCGCCGCGGCGCTGACGGTCGCGCTCGCCCGGCCCGCCGCGCGCTCGATCGCCGTCGCCGGGGCGCTGGCCGCCGCGGTGCCCGCCTGGGTGCTCGTGATCGCCGCCGCCGGAGGGGAGGAGGCCCGCTCGGCTGTGACGTGGCTGCCCGCCGGCGACCTCGAGGCGGGGCTGATGCTCGACGGGCTGGCGGCGGCGATGAGCGCGATCGTGGCCAGCGTCGGGCTCGTGGTCGTCGTCTACGCGACGGGCTACTTCCGCGATCGAGCCGCCTCGGCTCTCACCGGGCTACTGGCGTTCCTCGCCGCGATGCAGGGTCTCGTCCTCGCCGAGGGGTTCCTGACGCTGCTCGTCTTCTGGGAGCTGGTCGGAGCGCTGTCGGCGCGGCTGATCGCGTTCAGTCGCGACGACTCGGCCGCGGCGCCAGGCGCTGTGCGCGCGTTCTTGACGACGCGGGCGGCCGACGTCGGCCTCTACGCGGCCGTCCTGGCGTTGCTGGCGGGCAGCGGCACGCTGGCCTTCGGGGCCGGGCGCCCCGATGGCGCGCTCGGCGCTCTGGTCGGCGTCGGGCTGGTGCTCGCGGCGATGGGAAAGAGCGCCCAAGCCCCGCTTCACACGTGGCTCGCGGGCGCGATGGCGGGCCCGACGCCGGTCTCGGCGCTGCTGCATTCCGCGACGATGGTCGCGGCCGGCGTGTTTCTGCTCGTGCGGTCGGGCGAGACGCTGGCGGGATGGCCGCTGGCTCTCGCCGGCTGGGTCGGGGCGCTGACCGCGGTGGCCGGGGCGGCGATCGCACTCGCCCAGACCGATCTGAAGCGCGTCCTCGCGGGCTCGACCACCAGCCAGCTCGGCCTGATGTTCGTCGGCGTGGCCGCCGGCGGGCCCGCCGTCGCGATCTTCCACCTCGTCTGTCACGCCGCCGGCAAGGCGGCGCTGTTCCTGTCGGCGGGGATCTTCCAGCACGACCGCCACAGCACTTCCCTGACCGCGCTGGCCGGCGCCGGGCGCGGGGACCGAACGACGTTCGCGTTGTTCGCCGTCGGGGCGGCGTCGATCGCGGCGGTTCCGCCGCTGGCCGCGTTCTGGAGCAAGGACGCGATCGTCGTCGCGGCGGAGTCGAACCCGGTCTGGCTCGTGCTCGTCCTCCTCGCCGCGGCGGGCAGCGCCGCCTACCTGCTGCGGCCGGCGCTGGTGCTGTGGCGTCGCGTTGACCACGACGGCACCCGCAGCAGGTCGGGGCGCCGGACGATGCTCGCGGCGACCGGCGTGCTGGCGGTGGCCTCGCTAGGGCTCGGGGTCCTCGGCGGCCCGATCGCGGAGTTGCTCGGCGCGCCGGCGCCCGAGACTTCGACGCTGAGCGTTGCCCTCTCGCTCGCGGCGCTCGTGCTCGGCGCCGCTGCCGTGCTCGCCGCGCCGCGGCTGCCGGCGGCGGCGGTCGCCGCCGCGCGAGAGCAGCTCTATGCGAATCAGTTGCTGCGCGGCGCCGTGCAGCGGCCGGCGCTCGCCCTGGCGCGCGCGCTCGACGTCGCCGACCGCCGCGTCGTCAACGCCGCCGTCGATGGCGTCGCCCGCGGCGGGCTGGCGCTGGCGCGCGCCGAGGACCGCGTCGAGCGTCGCGGGATCGACGCCGCGGTCGACGGTCTCGCGCGGCTTGTCGGCCGCGGCGGCCACGAGTCGACCCGGGTGCAGACGGGCCGCCTGCACGAGTATCTGCGCGACACGCTGCTCGGCGTCGGTGCGCTGGCCTTCATCCTCCTGCTCACGGCGGTGGTCTGA
- a CDS encoding NADH-quinone oxidoreductase subunit M gives MMPLLTTAVALPLLAAVVVGLVPARAARAPRALALVTSALVLGALIATWARFDAGAGMQLVEEATWIPSIDVAWRLGVDGMSLALSLMTAVVFLPAILYGVGRRPLSRAAAALLLLLEGATLAFFLAQDFFLFYVAFDVTLVAMYFLIALWGEEQRRYAALKFFLYTLIGSLPVLIGIIVLFLQAEPNTFDMIRLASEQPLAGAGVGASLTFLAFFVGFAIKTPIVPFHTWLPAAHVQAPTAGSVLLAGVLLKMGTYGLVRVNLQMLPDAFAQYALPIAILGLFSALYGALVALAQSDFKRLVAYTSVNHMGYVVIGVAAAAAPGISASARDLAIDGAVLQMIAHGLVTAALFFAAGFILTRAKTRNLDELSGLMRPMPVYGTLTAVAMFASLGLPGLAQFPAELQIFLGTFDVYPAIAVTALLGLVVTAALFLLALQRAFLGETSDRWAGLRDLGARELGALVPLIALTVILGVYPRLALDLISAGSWL, from the coding sequence CTGATGCCGCTGCTGACGACCGCGGTCGCTCTGCCGCTCCTCGCCGCGGTCGTGGTGGGGCTCGTGCCGGCCCGGGCCGCCCGGGCGCCCCGCGCCCTGGCCCTCGTGACGAGCGCGCTGGTGCTCGGCGCGCTGATCGCCACGTGGGCGCGCTTCGACGCGGGAGCGGGAATGCAGCTCGTCGAGGAGGCGACGTGGATCCCGTCGATCGACGTCGCCTGGCGACTCGGCGTCGACGGCATGTCGCTCGCCCTGTCGCTGATGACCGCCGTGGTCTTCTTGCCGGCGATTCTCTACGGCGTCGGCCGGCGGCCGTTGTCGCGCGCTGCCGCGGCGCTGCTGCTGCTACTCGAGGGCGCGACGCTTGCCTTCTTCCTCGCCCAGGACTTCTTCCTGTTCTACGTCGCGTTCGACGTCACGCTGGTGGCGATGTACTTCCTGATCGCGCTGTGGGGCGAGGAGCAGCGCCGCTACGCCGCGCTCAAGTTCTTCCTCTACACGCTGATCGGGTCGCTGCCGGTGCTGATCGGGATCATCGTCCTGTTCCTTCAGGCCGAGCCGAACACGTTCGACATGATCCGGCTCGCTTCCGAGCAGCCCCTGGCCGGGGCGGGCGTCGGGGCGTCGCTGACGTTCCTGGCCTTCTTCGTCGGCTTCGCGATCAAGACCCCGATCGTCCCGTTTCACACCTGGCTGCCGGCCGCGCACGTCCAGGCGCCGACGGCCGGGTCGGTGCTGCTGGCGGGGGTGCTGCTGAAGATGGGCACCTACGGGCTGGTGCGGGTCAACCTGCAGATGCTGCCCGACGCGTTCGCGCAGTACGCGTTGCCGATCGCGATCCTCGGGCTCTTCAGCGCCCTCTACGGGGCACTGGTGGCGCTCGCCCAATCGGACTTCAAGCGCTTGGTCGCCTACACGTCGGTCAACCACATGGGCTACGTCGTGATCGGCGTCGCCGCCGCCGCCGCGCCCGGAATCAGCGCCTCCGCCCGCGATCTCGCCATCGACGGCGCCGTGCTGCAGATGATCGCCCACGGCCTCGTCACTGCGGCCTTGTTCTTCGCCGCCGGGTTCATCCTGACCCGCGCCAAGACCCGCAACTTGGACGAGCTGTCAGGACTGATGCGCCCGATGCCGGTCTACGGGACCCTGACCGCGGTGGCGATGTTCGCCTCGCTCGGCCTGCCCGGGCTGGCCCAGTTCCCCGCCGAGCTGCAGATCTTCCTCGGGACATTCGACGTCTATCCGGCGATCGCGGTGACCGCGCTCCTCGGTCTCGTGGTGACCGCGGCGCTGTTCCTGCTCGCCCTCCAGCGGGCGTTCCTCGGTGAGACGAGCGATCGCTGGGCGGGACTGCGGGATCTCGGGGCGCGTGAGCTGGGGGCGCTCGTCCCGCTGATCGCTTTGACGGTGATCCTCGGCGTCTACCCGCGGCTCGCGCTCGACCTGATCTCCGCCGGAAGCTGGCTCTAG
- a CDS encoding NADH-quinone oxidoreductase subunit N, which yields MDMLEETLAMEDRMLAELVWLAPIGALVLGAIVAILMALFVARGRQGLVGAWVALAHLAAAGLVVAIWLTRGPARVMEGTVSMDGLALAVIGLIAVAGAVVVALARPVVAGTDREGEFYAVLTAANLGAAVLVAAADIALVAIALGMLSLTSFVLTGYLRSSAAGNEASIKYYIYGTVAGGSMMFGFSWWFGLTGETGLDAIGQSLPQAPTAALIASTALVVLGLGYKAALVPFHFWTPDVYAGAPLPVAAYLSVLPKIAGLVALARVLPLALPGDAAGWSTALAVIAAATMTLGNLAALWQRDVVRLLAYSSIAQSGYLLMGVAALSASAEGLPALVYYAIAYTASNLAAFAVVLAVQRERGSVDLAAFAGLGRAHPWWTAALILAFLSLLGLPPLSGFVGKLGVFTAAIDSGLAWLAVVAVINTVISLFPYLRVIAPTVLDSGEEQPAARPAGAPLAAALAIAAIATVAIGLVAEPLLTLAESATMLAS from the coding sequence ATGGACATGCTCGAGGAAACGCTGGCGATGGAGGACCGCATGCTCGCCGAGCTGGTCTGGCTGGCGCCGATCGGCGCCCTCGTCCTCGGCGCGATCGTCGCCATCTTGATGGCGCTGTTCGTCGCCCGCGGGCGCCAGGGCCTGGTCGGTGCCTGGGTTGCGCTCGCCCATCTGGCCGCCGCCGGCCTGGTCGTGGCGATCTGGCTGACCCGTGGCCCCGCGCGCGTCATGGAGGGCACGGTCAGCATGGACGGGCTCGCGCTGGCCGTCATCGGGCTGATCGCTGTCGCTGGCGCCGTCGTCGTCGCGCTCGCCCGGCCCGTCGTGGCCGGCACCGACCGCGAGGGCGAGTTCTATGCCGTCCTGACTGCCGCCAACCTCGGTGCCGCCGTCCTCGTAGCCGCCGCCGACATCGCCCTGGTCGCGATCGCGCTTGGGATGCTGTCGCTGACCTCGTTCGTCCTCACCGGGTACCTGCGCTCCTCGGCGGCGGGCAACGAGGCGTCTATCAAGTACTACATCTACGGCACGGTCGCCGGCGGCTCGATGATGTTCGGCTTCTCGTGGTGGTTCGGTCTGACCGGGGAGACCGGGCTCGACGCGATCGGCCAGAGCTTGCCGCAGGCGCCGACAGCGGCGCTGATCGCCTCCACCGCGCTCGTAGTGCTCGGGCTCGGCTACAAGGCCGCGCTCGTGCCCTTCCATTTCTGGACGCCCGACGTCTACGCCGGCGCCCCGCTGCCGGTCGCCGCCTACCTGTCGGTCCTCCCCAAGATCGCTGGGCTCGTCGCGCTCGCCCGTGTGCTGCCGCTGGCCCTGCCGGGAGACGCCGCCGGGTGGTCGACCGCGCTCGCCGTGATCGCCGCCGCGACGATGACGCTCGGCAACCTGGCCGCATTGTGGCAACGCGACGTCGTGCGCCTGCTCGCCTATTCCTCGATCGCTCAATCGGGCTACCTGCTGATGGGCGTCGCCGCCCTGTCGGCATCCGCGGAGGGGCTGCCCGCGCTCGTCTACTACGCGATCGCCTACACCGCCAGCAACCTCGCCGCCTTCGCCGTCGTGCTCGCAGTCCAGCGCGAGCGCGGCTCGGTCGACCTCGCCGCGTTCGCAGGCCTCGGCCGCGCCCACCCGTGGTGGACCGCAGCGCTCATCCTCGCCTTCCTCTCGCTGCTCGGCCTACCGCCGCTGAGCGGCTTCGTCGGCAAGCTCGGGGTGTTCACAGCGGCGATCGACTCCGGCCTGGCCTGGCTTGCGGTCGTCGCCGTGATCAACACGGTGATCTCGCTGTTCCCCTACCTGCGCGTGATCGCCCCGACGGTCCTCGACAGCGGCGAGGAGCAGCCGGCCGCGCGACCCGCGGGGGCGCCGCTCGCCGCGGCGCTTGCTATCGCAGCCATCGCCACCGTGGCGATCGGCCTCGTTGCCGAGCCGCTGCTGACGCTGGCCGAGAGTGCTACCATGCTCGCCAGCTGA